TTACCTGTACTGTATGATAGTGAAATATAAAAACAAAAAGCTCAAGTATGATACTTTTGTACCAATGCCTGAAGTTTTTTTACTTAATATATTTCACGTATTTTATATGCGTAAAATATAACTATAAAGCAAAAGAAAAAACCGCTTAAATCCTTATAAACTAAGGACTGGAGCGGTTTTGTTTTTATTCTTCATCGTTTGGAAGTAGCACTTTGTGAGATAAATTAATACGCCCTTGACGGTCAATTTCAATGACTTTTACTTCAATTTCATCACCAATATTTACTACATCTTCAACTTTTGCGACTCTTTCTTTTGCTAATTGCGATATATGAATAAGCCCTTCTTTACCTGGTAATATTTCAACGAAAGCACCAAAATTCATTATGCGATTTACTTTCCCTTTATAAGTTTCGCCAACTTCAATTTCCTTTACAAGTCCATTAATTATATCAATTGCTCTTTCTGCGGCACTAACATCTACAGCTGAAATAAATACTTTACCATCGTCTTCAATGTCAATACTTACCCCAGTTTCATCAATGATTTTCTTTATCATTTTACCGCCAGGTCCAATTACATCTCTAATTTTATCAGGATTAATTTGCATTGTTATAATGCGAGGTGCATATGGTGAAAGCTCTTTATTTGGCATTGGCATAATTTCTAACATTTTATCAAGAATAAAAGCCCTTCCTCGTTTTGCTTGTGCTAAAGCAGTTGCTAAAATTTCTTTTGTTAATCCAGCAATTTTAATATCCATTTGAATTGCTGTTATACCCTCTGTCGTTCCTGCAACTTTAAAATCCATATCCCCTAAAGCATCTTCCATGCCTTGAATATCCGTTAGAATAGTATAGTTATCTCCATCTTTTACTAATCCCATAGCCACTCCGGACACCGGACGTTTAATTGGAACGCCTGCGTGCATTAAAGATAAGGTGCTACCACAAACACTTCCCATTGAACTAGAGCCATTAGATTCTAAAACTTCTGATACTAAACGTAAAGTATAAGGAAACTCAGCAACACTTGGAATAACCGGAACTAATGCACGTTCTGCTAAAGCGCCATGGCCAATTTCTCTTCTTCCAGGACCTCGTGATGGTCTTGTTTCTCCCACACTAAACGCTGGAAAATTATAATGATGCATGTATCTTTTAGATTCTTCGGTACCTAGACCATCAATAATTTGCTCGTCGCCAATTGCACCTAATGTAGTAATCGTTAATATCTGAGTTTGCCCTCGGGTAAATAACCCAGAACCGTGAGTACGTGGCAATATACCAACTTCGCAAGTGATTGGTCGTACTTCTTCAATTTCACGTCCATCAGGTCTAATTTTGTTGATAGTAATCATTTGTCGAACAGTTTCTTTTACGATTTTTTGTAAAATATATTGAATATATTTCAAATCATCAGGAAATTGTTCTACAAAATGTTCAATCGTTTCATTTTTTACGGAGGTTATATTTTCTTCTCGCTCTAACTTATCTGAATTTTTTATTGCAACTGCTAATTTTTCAGTAGCATATTCGCGAACTAATTTATTAATATCTTCAGGAACTTCAAATAATTGAACCGATCTTTTTTCTTTACCAATCGTATTAACAATTGTAGTTTGAAACTCAACTATTTTACGAATTGCTTCATGTCCGAACATAATAGCATCTAAAATTATTTCTTCTGATAATTCATTTGCACCCGCTTCAACCATCATAACTGCGTCATGAGAACCTGCAACAATTAAATTTAATTCACTTTCATTTTGTTGAGCTACTGTAGGATTTAATATAAATTGTTTGTCTATATATCCAACCCTTACTCCTGCGATTGGTCCATTAAATGGAATATCTGAAATAGATAAAGCACACGAAGCACCAATCATTGCAATTACATCAGGTGCATTATCTTGTTCTACGGACATTACTGTTGCAACAATTTGTACATCATTGCGGAATCCATCTGCAAAAAGCGGGCGAATAGGTCTATCAATTAAGCGACTTGCTAAAATAGAAGATTCACTAGGGCGCCCCTCACGTTTTATAAATCCACCAGGAATTTTTCCTACAGCATATAATTTTTCTTCATAATCAACCGTTAAAGGAAAGAAGTCAACACCTTCGCGAGGCTCAGCCGAAGCTGTTGCAGTGACTAAAACTGCTGTATCGCCATACTTTATTAATACAGCACCATTTGCTTGCTTGGCCATTTTTCCTGTTTCAATGATTAATGATCTTCCACCTAATTGCATTTCAAAACTATGCATTCTTTCTCCTCCTACTTATACCTATCTATTCTTCAAAGATTATCTTCGACATTTTTTTTAGTATTTCCTTTTTTATATAAAAATAACCATAAACAAATAAAAAAGCGGGAATTTTCCCGCTTTAAATTATTTACGTAAATTTAATTTTGCAATAATCGTACGATAACGCTCAATGTCATTTGTACGTAGATAATTTAATAATCTTCTACGATGACCAACCATTTTCAATAGACCACGACGTGAATGATGATCTTTTTTATGCTCTTTTAAATGGTCTGTTAAGTAAAGAATTCTTGCAGTTAAAATTGCAATTTGTACTTCTGGTGATCCTGTATCACCTTCATGTACGCGATATTGTTCGATTAATTGTTGTTTTGCTTCTTGAGTTAACATTAAAATACCCTCCTAGTTTAAATAAAACCTATAGCCAAGAATAAGTTGGAGAATCAATCTTCCTCGCCATGGTCATGACATAAATTAATACCTTAGATACAATATCATAAAACGCTTGCAAAGTCAAACCCAAAAATTTTTAGCAAACAAAATATCATCATTTATTTGCTTTTTTAAACAATCTATATTTGCAAAACGCTTTTCATTTCTAATTCTTTTAAAGAATTCTATATTAATCGTTTTTTTGTACAAATTACCATTAAAATCAAACAAATGAGTTTCTAGATGTTTGCTATTGCCATTAAAAGTAGGATTGACTCCAATATTTGTTATAGAAAAATAGGTAGTATTATTGACAGTTGTTTTAGTTACATATACACCTGCGGCAGGTAAAATTTTTTCTGTAGAGTCCAATATATTAGCAGTGGGAAACCCCAATAAACGACCTCTTTGATCGCCTTGACAAACTGTCCCATAAAATGAAAAAGGTCTACCTAATAATTTATTAGCTAAAGTTATGTTCCCCTCTATAAGCAAATTTCTAATTCGTGTGCTACTGACCATTATGTTATCGTAATAAACTTCGGGATGAATATAGGCATTGAATCCAAACTTAGCACCTAGCTTTTTTAATAGCTGTGGTGTGCCTTTGCCTTTATATCCAAAAGAATAGTTCGGTCCAGCAACTAAATATTTAGGATCCAAATGCTCGCACAAAAGTGATAAAAAATCTTCTGGTGGTAATGAAAGCAATGATTTTGTAAAGGGAATATTAAAAAGAATGTCTAATCCTATATTCTTTAAAATCTTTTCTTTTTCAAAATTTGAATTAATTTGAGGCGGGCAAAGATTTAAATTAATAACTTCTAATGGATGATTACTAAAGGTAACTACTACGCTGATTCCCTTGATCGATTTTGCTAAGTCTACTGCTTTATTAATAATTTTTTGATGTCCAATGTGAATTCCATCAAATGTTCCCAGCGCAACTACAATATTTTTATACTTATGCTTTAAATTAGTTAATTCGGTATATATTTGCATAAATTATTTGCCTCCCTTATAAACGTGTTTACCTTAATTACTTTTAATATACTATAGTAAACAAGAAAATCAACCTCTAATAGTAGACCACTATCGAGTTTGATTAGAGAGATTTTCTAACTAACACTTTTTTTGCAGTAAGTGTTCCAGATAAATTGTCATATCTAGCAATCCCAATAAAAGACTTATCCATATTATAAACTCGAAATAGTTGTGCTTTATTTATTAAATCTATTTTAACTGAACGGCCTTCTTGAAAATCTAAAATTTGCTTGAGGGATAAATTAATACTAGGTAAATGTTTTACACTGTAGTCTACATCTAGCAGTATTGATTTTTTTTGTTCAGCAATTTCGTTAAGTGTATATGAATCATTTAATGAAAAGTCTCCAACTCTTGTTCTTGTTAGAAAAGACATAGTAGCTGGAATCATTAATTTGTGTCCAATATCCATACATAAACTCCTAATATATGTACCTTTAGAACAACTTACATCAAATAATAATTTATTATTCCTATATTGTATAGGTAAAATTTTTTTTATTTCTACTTTACGACTAGGAACTTCAACTTTTATACCTTTACGAACTAAATCACATAATTTATTACCATTAATTTTAATTGCAGAATGCATAGGTGGTGTCTGTATAATATCACCAACAAAAGAGTTTAAAGTATCTGAAATGACTTCAAATGAAGGTAATATATATTTATCAACCTTTTTTACAATTATTCCTGTGTCATCGCCTGAATCTGTTTCAAAACCAAATGTTAACTCAGCACGATAACTTTTATCAGCCTCAGACATGTATTCAATTAATCTAGTTGCTTTTCCAATTGCAATAGGTAATACGCCACAAGCTGCAGGGTCTAAAGTTCCTGCATGTCCTACTTTTTTTGTCTGATATACGCGACGAATAAAAGAAACAACATCGTGTGAGCTCATTCCTGGTGGCTTTAAAACATTAACTAATCCATCACTACACATCTGTTGCTCCATTCTTCATCTGCTTAGCAATTGTATCAATTAGTAATTTTTTTGCTTCATTAATAGGAAGTAGTATACTGCATCCAGCCGCTCGTTTGTGTCCACCACCATTGAAAATTTTAGCAATTGAGCTTACATCAACTGATTTAGATCGCATACTTACCCTGCATAAATTATCTTGTACACATTTAAATAAAATTGCAATTTCAACCCCATCAATGACTCGTGGAAAATCAATGAAGCCTTCTGTATTATCGCAAATATTTAAAATATCCTCTGTAATTGATAATACTCCGACTTTATTATCAAGGAAAAATTCCAAACTTTCTAATGCTTTAATTAATGCACGCATATTTTCTAAACTTTTTTTCTCAATTTTTTCGGAAATCATATTTGGTGATACGCCCGCTTCAATGAGTTTTGCCGCAATCCTCATTGTCGAAGCGGAGGTATTTGCATATCGGAAAAACCCGCAATCTGTCGCAATTGCAGTATATAAACAAGTTGCAATGTCTTTGTTAAATTTACATTTTTGTGATTCTAAAAGCTCGAAGATAATTTCGCCTGTCGCGGCTGCGTCTGCATCTAAATATAAATAATCTGCAAATTTAATATTAGAAATATGATGATCAATATTTAAAATTGGAGCCTGTACCATTTGAGCAACCTTGCCAATTCGCTCTATATCACTTGAATCTAATACAATTAGTAAATCAGATTTAATTATATTAGATGGTTTCTGAATTAAAGAGATATTTGGCATAAAATTAAATTTTTCAGGAATATCATCATCTAAAATGCAAGTGACATTTTTTCCACAGTCTTTTATATATATGGCTAAAGCAAGTAGTGAACCGATTGCATCACCATCTGGATTAATATGAGCAGTGATAATAATATTATCACTGCTTTTTATAATTTCTGCAGCTTGAGATAAAGTAATGTCCATAGGATTAATTGGCCTCATTCTTTTTAATTTTATCAAGTAATTCTTGAATATGTACACTATGATCTAAAGACTTATCTATCTGAAAAGATAGTTCTGGCGTACATCTTAATTTGATTCTGTGCCCAATTTCTCTTCTTAAATAACCTAACGAACTTTGTAATGCTGCCCAAGTATTTTTCACTTCTTCTTGACTTCCTAGTAAGCTAACATAAATTTTAGCATATTTTAAATCACCTGAAACATCAACCTGGGTGACAGTTACAAATCCAATTCTTGGATCTTTTAATTCCTGTAAAATTATTTTACTAACTTCTTGTTTAATTAACTCTTGGACTTTTTCTATACGGAGCTGTCCCATATTATGCCCCCATTCCATACTCTAATTATTTATACTATTTGGTTTGATTTGCTCCATTGTATATGCTTCAATGATATCGCCTTCTTTAATATCCCTAAACTTATCAATTGTGATACCACATTCATAGCCAGCAGCAACTTCTTTAACATCGTCTTTAAAACGACGTAAAGATTCTATGATACCTTCATGGACTACAATACCATCACGAATAATTCGGATACTGGAGGAGTTCGTAACCTTTCCTTCTAATACATAAGAGCCAGCAACTAATGCTTTAGAAAAATTCATTACTTGACGAATTTCAACTTTTCCCTGAATAACTTCTTTATATTGTGGAGCAAGCATTCCCGTCATTGCAGCTTCTACATCGTTAATTGCTTCATAAATTACACGATAAGTTCGAATATCAATATTTTCTGTATCTGCAATTTTTTTTGCATTCGCATCAGGACGAACATTAAATGCAATAATTAATGCATTCGCAGCAGATGATAACATAACGTCAGATTCATTTACAGCTCCAACACCAGCGTGAATTACATTTACTCTTACTTCTTTATTATTATTTAAATTTAATAAAGATTGACGCAATGCTTCCACAGAGCCTTGAACATCTGCTTTAATTAAAATATTTAAATCTTTAATATTTCCTTCTTGAATTTGTTGGAATAAATCATCTAAGGATACTTTTTGAGAATGAGCTAGTTCATCACTACGTTTTTTTGCAATTCGCTTTTCAGCAATTGATCTAGCTAATTTTTCATCAACAGAAACTAAAATATCACCAGCTTCTGGAACATCAGCCAATCCTAAGACCTCAACCGGTGTAGAAGGTCCAGCCTTTCTTACTTTTTCGCCCCGATCATTAACCATTGCTCTAACTTTACCGACAGCAGTTCCTGCAATAATGGAATCTCCAATACTAAGTGTTCCAGCTTGTACAAGAACCGTAGCAACTGGGCCACGCCCTTTATCTAATTGTGCTTCAATAATAATACCTTGCGCAGCACGATTAGGATTTGCTTTTAATTCTTGAACTTCAGCAACTAAAAGTACCATTTCTAACAATTCTGTTATACCAATTTTTTGTTTTGCCGATACTGGTACCATGATTGTATCACCACCCCATTCTTCAGGAATGAGTGCATGCTCAGCTAATTGCTGTTTTACATGATCTGGATTTGCCCCTGGTCGATCAATTTTATTAATAGCAACAATAATTGGTACGTTAGCAGATTTTGCATGATTAATAGCTTCAATTGTTTGAGGCATAACACCATCATCTGCAGCAACTACTAAAATCGCAATATCCGTTACTTGTGCTCCGCGTGCACGCATTGCTGTAAAAGCTTCATGTCCTGGAGTATCTAAAAATACAATTTTTTTATTTTGGCAAACAACTTGGTAAGCACCAATATGTTGTGTAATTCCACCAGCTTCTCTAGATGTAACATGTGTTTTACGAATTACGTCTAATAAAGAAGTCTTCCCATGGTCGACATGCCCCATTACTGTTACAACTGGTGAACGTAATACTAGAGTTTTCGGATCATCAACAATTTCCGGAATCTCTGTTGGATCTGCTTCTGGTGGCAATTCTTCTACAGTAATATCAAAGTCAGCAGCTAAAAGGGTAGCTGTATCTAAATCAATTTCTTGATTAATTGTTGCCATAATACCTAGCATCATTAATTTTTTAATAATTTCGCTGACATCTCTACCTGTTTTTATAGAAAAATCTTTAACAGTAATAGATCCACCTAATTGAATTATTTTTGGTTTTGCCATTTCGATTGTATTTGGTTTTACTTGATTATTATGATTTTTTTTATTTTTATCGTTTTGATTGGATTTATTAAAATTTTTCTTTTTATTACGATTGTTAGTAGAACTTTGTTTATTATTCAATGTATTATTATTACCCTTACTATTAAAATTTGGTGACTTTTCATTTTTTTTATGGTCTAAATGACTATTTTGCTTATCACTATGATTGGGCTCCGTAGCTTTTACATCTTTTTTTACAGCTGAGTTAGGTTGAACGATATTATTGGATTTTTTTACAGAAAAATGATTTTTTAAAATTAATTTTTCTGGATCTCCTACCGTACTCATGTGGTTTTTTGCTACTGTAATTTCATTTTTCGTTAAAATATCCAATATAATTTTACTTGAAGTATTAAATTCTTTTGCCAATTCATATATTCTATATTTGGACATTGATCCACCCCCAATTACTCACTCTTATATAAATTAATTATTGCCTTTGCAAATCCATGATCATTCACTGCTACCGCCGCACGATATCCTTTACCAATCATATTACCTAACTCATCTTTTGTAAAAAGTTTTATTAACATTATATTATAATATTGTGCCATATTATAATATTGTTTATTAGTTTCATCTGAAACATCGTTTGCAACGATAAGTAGTTTTATTTTTCCGCTTTTTACTAGTTTTGCAATAGAAAATTCACCCGACGTTAGATTTCCAGATCTTTGTGCTAATCCTAATAAATTGGAAATTTTTTTCAACTTAGTATCATTCATTAGAAAAAATCCTTGATTGCAAATCATCATAAATGTCCTGACTAATTTGCATTTTAAATGATTTTTCTAAACGCTTTTCTTTATAAGCTTTACTAAAACATTCTTTATCATTACAGATATAGGCCCCACGTCCTGCTTTTTTACCAGATGTATCAATCAAAAATTTATTTTCCGGGGTTTTTACTATTCTTAAAAGTTCTCGTTTATTGTGCATAGTTTGGCATCCTACACACATGCGTTGAGGAATTTTTTTATTCATAGTTAAACCTCCGATGTTATTTCATCCATTTCTTGTGCGGCCTGTGATTCGCTTTTTATATCAATTTTCCATCCTGTTAATTTTGCTGCCAATCTTGCATTCTGCCCTTCTTTTCCGATCGCTAAGGACAATTGATAATCTGGAACAATAACTTTAGAAACCTTTTCAATTTCGTTGACTTCAACGGATAATACTTTTGCCGGACTTAGTGAATTAGCAATATATTTTACTGGATCAGCATTCCATTTTACAATATCAATTTTTTCACCTTTTAGTTCATCAACGATTGTTTGAACCCGCATACCTTTATGTCCTACGCAAGAGCCCACTGGATCAATATCTTCATCACGTGAATATACAGCAATTTTAGAACGCATACCTGGCTCACGTGCTACGGATTTAATTTCTACAATTCCATCATGAATTTCAGGAACCTCTAACTCAAAAAGACGCTTTAATAGGCCTGGATGTGTTCTTGACACTAAAATTTGCGGCCCTTTAGTTGTTTTCTTTACTTCAATTATGTAACTTTTTACTCTATCTCCATGTTTATATTGCTCAAAAGGTATTTGCTCAGACGGTGCTAAAATTGCTTCCGCTTTACCTAAATCAATAAAGACATTTTTTTGTTCAATTCGCTGTACGATGCCAGTTAAAATATCACTTTCTCTATTTGAAAACTCTTCATAAATGATTCCACGTTCAGCTTCTCGAATTCTTTGCACAACAACTTGTTTAGCTGTCTGGGCTGCAATACGTCCAAAGTTTTTTGGTGTAACCTCAATTTCAATTACATCCCCTACTTCGTAATTGCTATCAATTTTCTTTGCTTCAGATAACTGAATTTCCAAACGTTCATCTTCTATTACTTCTGCAATATTCTTTCGAGCAAAAACATGAATTTCACCAGTAATTCTATCTAGAGAAACGCGAACATTTTGTGCTAACCCAAAGTTTCGTTTATAAGCAGAAATTAAGGCTGCTTCTATTGCATCAAATAATACTTCTGATGCAATCCCCTTTTCTTTTCCTAATTGTTCAAATGCTTGCATGAACTCTGCGTTCATTTAAATCCCCCTTATTCAATTGTATATATTAAAATTCAACATATAGCTTGATTTTTGCAATTTTATCTCTTGGAATTACTTTGCTATCATTAATTATTAGATCAATATTTGTAAAACTAGTTAGTTTCCCTACGATAGATTTACTACCATCAATCGGTGCAAAAGTACTGATTTCAATCATATCACCTTTATGACGTTCTAAGTCTCTATCTTTCTTTAATACTCGATCAATTCCAGGAGAAGAAACTTCTAGATAATAACTTTCAGAAATTGGATCTAATTCATCTAGTTTAGATTCCAATTGTTCACTAAGGGATTGGCAATCTTCAATTTCAATGCCCCCAATTTTATCGATAAATACTCTCAAATACCAATCACGTTCTTTTACGTATTCAACGTCAACTAATTCTATCTCTGTGTCTGCTAATAACTCAGCAACTAATTTTTCAACTAAATTTTCTATGTGATTTGCCACATAATCACCTCCCAAACTATATTTATTTTCCCTAATGCTAAATATCTTATACATAAAATTCCACAAAATAAAATACAGAGTATAAGAGTAAAGAGTGGGCTGTTACGCCCACTCTTTAAAACATCAATAATTCTCAATGCAAATATTATATCATTAATAGTTATCATTTACAACCCATAGATAAAATTTATCCAAATAAGATAATTTGATCGGTTTCTGGTAAATGATCCAGACAACCATGTGCCTTTAAAATATCTATTGCCGTTTTTGAAATTTTAGCACGATTTTTTAAATCCTCAATAGAAGTAAATTCTTTTTCTTCCCTAGCAGCCACAATATTGTTAGCGGCTGAAACTCCTACTCCTTCTAACGATGCTAATGGTGGTAATAAAGAGTTTTTTAAGATAATAAACTTTTCAGGAGCTGAATCACGAATATCTACTTTTTCTAAACTATATCCACGTAAATACATTTCTAAAGCCATCTCTAAAACTGTTTGTAATCCTTTTTCCTTTACAGATAAATTATTTCCCATTTCTTCGAATTCTTTTAGCTTATCTTTAATGAAAATTTTGCCTTTTGAAATAATATCAGCATCAAATTCAGTAGCTCTAACAGAAAAATAAGCTGCATAGAATGCTAAAGGATAATGAACTTTACAATATGCAATTCGATAGGCCATCATTACATATGCTACAGCATGTGCTTTTGGAAACATATATTTTATTTTTTGACAAGACTCAATATACCATTCTGGAATGTTATGAGTTCGCAATTTTTCCACATCTTCAGCTTTAATTCCTTTTCCCTTACGTACAGATTCCATAGTTTTGAAAGATAAAGATGGATCAACACCTTTATGAATTAAATACATCATGATATCATCACGTGCAGATATTGCTTCAGAAACTTTAGCAATGCCATTTTTAATTAGATCCTGCGCGTTGTTCAGCCATACATCCGTACCATGTGAAAATCCACTTATTCGAACGAGTTCACTAAAGGTTTTTGGTTTTGTATCATCGAGCATCTGACGAACAAATTTAGTTCCAAACTCAGGTATTCCATAAGTTCCTGTTACACTTCCTAATTCTTCTGGAGTTACATTTAATGCTTTTGTTGAAGAAAATAAGCTCATTGTTTCTGGATCATCTAAAGGAATTGTTAGAGGATCCCGTCCAGTTAAATCTTCTAACATTTTGATTACAGTAGGATCATCATGTCCTAATATATCAAGCTTAACTAGACGACTACTAATTGAATGATAATCAAAATGAGTTGTAATTGTTGTTGAATTTTTATCATCTGCCGGATGTTGTATTGGTGTAAAATGATGTACATCCATATCACGTGGTACAACCATAATTCCCCCAGGATGTTGCCCAGTTGTCCTTTTCACTCCCGTACATCCATCGACTAAACTATTTGCATATGCTTTCCGTACAGTAAGTCTTCCTTCAGCATCAGAAAAATATTTACTAATATATCCATAGGCTGTTTTATCCGCAATTGTGGCGATTGTTCCAGCACGAAAAACATTATCTTTTCCGAATAATTCTTCTGTGTATTTATGAGCAACTGGCTGATAGTCGCCTGAAAAGTTTAAATCAATATCAGGAACTTTATCCCCATGAAATCCCATAAATACAGCAAATGGAATATCATGTCCGTTTTTGATTAATTTTTCATTGCACTTTGGACAGTTTTTATCTGGAAGGTCAAATCCGCCACCATAACTTCCATCGGTAATAAATTCACTATATTTACATTTAGGGCATAACCAATGGGGTGGCAATGGATTTACTTCTGTAATATCTGTCATCGTAGCAACAAAAGAAGATCCTACAGATCCTCGAGATCCTACTAGGTATCCGTCATCTAAGGATTTTTTAACCAACTTATGCGCAATAAGGTATAAAACGGCAAACCCATGTCCGATAATTGAATTCAATTCGCTTTCTAAACGGTCTTTTACTATTTTAGGCAAATCATCCCCATACAAAGTCTTTGCCTTAGTATAAGCCATAGATTTTATTTGCTCTTCGGCTCCCGGAATTTGTGGTGAATACAACTCATCAGGAATAGGTTTAAAGTTTTCAATTTTATCAGCAATTAAGCGGGTATTATTTATAACTGCATCAACAGCTTTTTCTTTTCCTAAATAAGAAAATTCTTCCAACATTTCTTCTGTAGTTCG
This genomic interval from Selenobaculum gibii contains the following:
- the nusA gene encoding transcription termination factor NusA, with product MNAEFMQAFEQLGKEKGIASEVLFDAIEAALISAYKRNFGLAQNVRVSLDRITGEIHVFARKNIAEVIEDERLEIQLSEAKKIDSNYEVGDVIEIEVTPKNFGRIAAQTAKQVVVQRIREAERGIIYEEFSNRESDILTGIVQRIEQKNVFIDLGKAEAILAPSEQIPFEQYKHGDRVKSYIIEVKKTTKGPQILVSRTHPGLLKRLFELEVPEIHDGIVEIKSVAREPGMRSKIAVYSRDEDIDPVGSCVGHKGMRVQTIVDELKGEKIDIVKWNADPVKYIANSLSPAKVLSVEVNEIEKVSKVIVPDYQLSLAIGKEGQNARLAAKLTGWKIDIKSESQAAQEMDEITSEV
- the rimP gene encoding ribosome maturation factor RimP, translating into MANHIENLVEKLVAELLADTEIELVDVEYVKERDWYLRVFIDKIGGIEIEDCQSLSEQLESKLDELDPISESYYLEVSSPGIDRVLKKDRDLERHKGDMIEISTFAPIDGSKSIVGKLTSFTNIDLIINDSKVIPRDKIAKIKLYVEF
- a CDS encoding PolC-type DNA polymerase III; translation: MYTYSLRPNKPYILKKIIHTTDLSNKERFDLSDCKIQEVLLDIEKSVWKIEIIVNGNIPIQFFEELAVKLQQLYKIRNVQINVIYADIELFFENNWGIFIEHIAEGNSTIKHLLLNSKRNFDGRKLTLNFYGDLAEEILTAHLVIHRMRSYIKVKFNTEIEIDCITERENCEPHKDSIDDIMTPEYIEALNNDTTKELTAKTTNTDKVVIFGKPIRENEQIISDIQDEGRNIVIAGKIVNLEVKELRTGRQLLLFDIADATSGISCKRIFDNKETLEPILKDIKSGLYVKIKGSVQHDKYANDYIMFVDSMQRFSTNTRSDTSEIKRVELHAHTHMSNMDAVVSIKNLINTAAKWGHPAIAITDHGVVQAFPEACDVAEKAGIKVIYGMEGYLFEQDINKSNHIVILAKNPIGLKNLYKIVSLSHLKFFHRRPKVSRKILEEYREGLLFGSACEAGELIQAIINGESDDKLLEIARFYDYLEIQPIGNNEFLIRNGKIQDEDGLRKINLKVAEIAEKLKLPLVATCDVHFLNPEDEIYRRILMTGKGFSDADHQPPLYLRTTEEMLEEFSYLGKEKAVDAVINNTRLIADKIENFKPIPDELYSPQIPGAEEQIKSMAYTKAKTLYGDDLPKIVKDRLESELNSIIGHGFAVLYLIAHKLVKKSLDDGYLVGSRGSVGSSFVATMTDITEVNPLPPHWLCPKCKYSEFITDGSYGGGFDLPDKNCPKCNEKLIKNGHDIPFAVFMGFHGDKVPDIDLNFSGDYQPVAHKYTEELFGKDNVFRAGTIATIADKTAYGYISKYFSDAEGRLTVRKAYANSLVDGCTGVKRTTGQHPGGIMVVPRDMDVHHFTPIQHPADDKNSTTITTHFDYHSISSRLVKLDILGHDDPTVIKMLEDLTGRDPLTIPLDDPETMSLFSSTKALNVTPEELGSVTGTYGIPEFGTKFVRQMLDDTKPKTFSELVRISGFSHGTDVWLNNAQDLIKNGIAKVSEAISARDDIMMYLIHKGVDPSLSFKTMESVRKGKGIKAEDVEKLRTHNIPEWYIESCQKIKYMFPKAHAVAYVMMAYRIAYCKVHYPLAFYAAYFSVRATEFDADIISKGKIFIKDKLKEFEEMGNNLSVKEKGLQTVLEMALEMYLRGYSLEKVDIRDSAPEKFIILKNSLLPPLASLEGVGVSAANNIVAAREEKEFTSIEDLKNRAKISKTAIDILKAHGCLDHLPETDQIILFG